The Candidatus Jordarchaeales archaeon genome includes a window with the following:
- a CDS encoding ATP-binding cassette domain-containing protein has translation MEIESITIIGGYGKSGLPEPVREVELRRGEIVSVVGPTGSGKTTLINDIEMFASGDTPTKRKILVNGREVPEEVRSNPRSKPIARITQHTTFLSDLPVYEFLSLHAMIRQNRCEGLVEKTLALANQLSGESIPPDCRMTELSGGQTRALLIADAVVIGNSPIVLIDEVENTGIYKDRALNMLRESRKMLVFVTHDPLIALSSDFRIVMRNGAMVKVVRTTEEERIALQKVKRLDDVLNELRENIRLGNPIDPAKVVV, from the coding sequence ATGGAGATTGAGAGTATAACGATAATTGGGGGTTATGGAAAGTCTGGTTTACCTGAGCCTGTAAGGGAGGTTGAGCTTAGAAGGGGAGAAATCGTCAGTGTTGTTGGCCCGACGGGCTCTGGGAAAACTACTTTGATAAACGACATAGAGATGTTTGCTTCTGGGGATACGCCGACGAAGAGGAAAATTCTTGTAAATGGCAGAGAGGTTCCAGAAGAAGTGAGAAGTAACCCTCGCAGTAAACCAATCGCTAGGATAACCCAGCACACGACCTTCTTGTCTGACCTTCCGGTCTACGAGTTCTTGTCTCTCCACGCGATGATTAGGCAGAATAGATGTGAAGGCTTGGTGGAGAAGACGCTGGCTCTCGCAAACCAGTTGTCGGGTGAGAGCATACCGCCGGATTGCCGCATGACTGAGCTGTCGGGTGGCCAGACGAGGGCACTTCTCATCGCTGACGCGGTGGTCATCGGGAACTCGCCAATTGTTTTAATCGATGAGGTTGAGAACACGGGAATATATAAGGATAGGGCGCTTAACATGCTGAGGGAGAGCCGGAAAATGCTGGTGTTTGTGACGCATGACCCGCTAATCGCCTTATCCTCAGACTTCAGGATCGTTATGCGGAATGGTGCGATGGTGAAGGTGGTGAGGACGACGGAGGAGGAGAGGATTGCCTTGCAGAAGGTTAAAAGGCTGGATGACGTCTTGAACGAGCTGAGGGAGAATATAAGGCTTGGGAACCCCATTGACCCCGCAAAGGTGGTAGTGTGA
- a CDS encoding flavodoxin family protein, translating to MRALVAYYSETGNTEKVAKAIAGALGAELRRVEEVRDVSGYDVIIVGTPVHYFGPAEPVKLFLERLPPRPL from the coding sequence TTGAGAGCCTTAGTCGCCTACTACTCTGAAACCGGGAACACCGAGAAAGTTGCGAAAGCAATTGCTGGGGCCCTAGGGGCCGAGCTGAGGCGCGTCGAAGAAGTAAGGGACGTGTCAGGCTACGACGTCATCATAGTCGGAACCCCCGTACACTACTTCGGCCCAGCGGAGCCCGTGAAACTGTTCCTTGAAAGGCTCCCACCCCGCCCGTTATAG
- a CDS encoding site-specific integrase, with the protein MPSTAPQRRGEKLGPHKGRKMEDAQSLEKRAAGATETNQGQANIRGKLVEFAWWMKKQGYADSTIQGHVKILKKLVKFGADLYNPESIKEAIARLSCSAGRKELYVEAYSCFLNFIGGRWDSPRYSRVQKLPFIPTEAEIDQLIAGCASTKRLMAFLQLLKETGMRCEEACRLRWTDLDFEAKVVRVSPEKGSCPRVLKISDKLIAMLKALPKTSAKVFGVSVDAMQKSFARQRRKLAKKLENPRLLQITFHTFRHWRATMEYHKTRDILHVMCMLGHKNIKNTLIYTQLIEFKEEEYIAKVAHSEEEICQLVEAGFEYICDYNGNKIFSGKENKQCLEECPGVCL; encoded by the coding sequence TTGCCGAGTACTGCGCCTCAGAGAAGGGGCGAAAAACTCGGCCCCCATAAAGGGAGGAAGATGGAGGATGCGCAGAGCCTTGAAAAGAGGGCTGCGGGAGCCACAGAAACAAACCAAGGACAAGCAAATATCAGAGGGAAACTCGTTGAATTCGCATGGTGGATGAAGAAGCAGGGCTATGCTGATTCAACTATCCAGGGACATGTGAAGATTCTGAAAAAGCTTGTGAAGTTTGGAGCCGACCTCTACAATCCAGAGTCCATTAAAGAGGCTATTGCTCGACTAAGCTGTAGTGCCGGAAGAAAGGAGTTGTATGTTGAGGCCTACAGCTGTTTCTTAAACTTTATAGGCGGTAGATGGGACTCGCCAAGATATAGCAGGGTTCAGAAGCTTCCATTTATACCCACAGAAGCCGAGATCGACCAACTTATAGCGGGGTGTGCTTCCACAAAAAGGCTGATGGCTTTTCTACAACTTCTCAAAGAGACGGGGATGAGGTGTGAGGAGGCGTGTCGCTTACGATGGACTGATTTAGACTTTGAAGCAAAGGTGGTAAGGGTTTCCCCTGAAAAAGGCAGCTGCCCGCGAGTGTTGAAGATATCGGATAAGCTCATCGCTATGCTCAAAGCCCTGCCAAAGACTTCGGCTAAAGTTTTTGGTGTAAGCGTTGACGCCATGCAGAAGAGCTTTGCAAGACAAAGGCGCAAGCTGGCCAAGAAGCTTGAAAATCCAAGGCTGTTGCAAATAACCTTCCACACGTTCCGCCATTGGAGGGCAACAATGGAATACCATAAAACAAGGGACATCCTACACGTAATGTGCATGCTTGGACACAAGAACATCAAAAACACGCTGATATACACACAGCTCATCGAATTTAAGGAAGAAGAATATATAGCAAAGGTAGCCCACTCAGAGGAAGAAATATGTCAACTTGTAGAGGCTGGCTTCGAATACATCTGCGACTATAATGGAAACAAAATATTTTCAGGAAAAGAAAATAAACAATGCCTGGAAGAGTGTCCGGGGGTTTGTCTATAA